The DNA region tttggttataaatatttttttgggaaaatatAAAATGGAAGTAACAAATTTTCTTTAATCTGACAAAATCGAACTGAACTCCAATCCAAAACTGAACCAAAAACCGGAAATTTCGGTTAAATTGACCGGTTGGGAAAACACTAAGGCATATAGCTAGAGAGATACATCACCAGCTGAACCTGGTACAGTGGATCATCTTCGTCTTGATCCACATAATTAAATGTAGTATCTCAAGTAACAAAAGACCACACTGAAATTTCACTTTAACAAATTGTAGGGACATAGGTCAACAAACACAAGCACGACATTAGCTTCTtgattccaagatcaaaattcaacaaaactaaaattcagAGAAGCTAAAGTTTGCCAtaagatttaagaaaaaaataacttaacGTCTCCTCATACCACGGCCACGACCTCCACCGCGTCCTCTTCCCATAGCACCTGCGGCAGCATCTCCCTGTGCGCTCTCAGACtgcattttttttatatttaatacaattatcAATACAACTCATACACAATaccaaaacatacaaaaaataaagagaGGAAGTGTTAATTACTTTAGGGTTCTTCACAGTTTCGTCCACGCTGAGAATTAGGCAAGCTGCTTCAGTCGCAGCGTTTATAGCATTAATCTGCCACAACAAAGGGAAACAACCGATCACTAGTGAACCTTTCTATGAAAGATATATACGTATAACAGAACTTTTTCATAACTGGCACAATATAGTCCCCGCCCAAAACGAAAAAGAGTAGAAGTATATAGAATTTTGCAATACCTTCACAACTGCTGGTTCCCAGACAAAGTTAGCATAGGAATCAGCGATTCCACCAGTGTTAATGTCCACTCCATAAGAAGCTCCTTCACCTGTTATAACAAAGAAATGAAAATGAGAATATGAAATTACGCTGCCTATAAAAAGATTAATACATCAAGCTTGTGAACGTGAAAGAAAGCTCACCGCTTTGCATGGCGTGTTTTTGTCTTAATTTATTTAGGACATCGGTGGCATCAAATCCAGCATTGTCACACAATTGTCGTGGAATAACCTGTAATACACACCACAAATCAGTGTGAAATTCACAAAACCAACAAATTTCCAATCAAGGCCAAGTATTGATTTGGACCTTCCTTAGTTGTCTATCAGATTTTTACCGTCCACAACGAGTAAACAGAAAACATCTACACTCTATCAATGCCTAATACTAATAACACAGAACACAGCTACGACGATCATTTTGATATGCGCAGCATTTATGGGATTTTCAGAAATCAAAAGGGATAAAAGTAAAACATCTAAATCAACTAGAAGTGTACCTCCAAGGCCTTTGCATACGAGTTGATGAAAAGCTGTGATTTCCCAGCGATTGTTCTTGAATGCTGCCTCAGGTACTTGCTTACCTCCATCTACAACAAGGATCAGTCTCTTTCATTGTCAATGTTATTAACATATAAGCTAAAATCTATCACCAAACCATGGTGGAAGAATGACACTCACATCTATCGCTCCACCTCCAGGAACAACAGTTGAGTTCTTCACAGCTCTTCTCACAATCATAATCGCATCATGTAAACTACGCTCAGCTTCTTCGATGAACTGCCATTAACGTTTCAAAGGAATTCATATTAATAAggtttttttctatttcaatAAGCTTTCCAATATTTGAAGTATACCTGATCAGCTCCACCACGGAGGACAATAGTAGCTGTACGTCCTGAAGGACAACCGCTGAATATGTTAAACCTCTCCCCACCAACTTGTTTTTCCTCAAATATCTCACAAGTTCCGAGAACCTGCACAAAATTAAAACCAATTTCTGATTCAAAGGAACATAATCAACAAGTCGTTCAAAACTTGTAAACATATCTAGATAGCAAGCAAAGAAGTCCATTTCTCACTAGCCTCGGGTATTATATTGTTAACACTTGTCTGAACTGTTCCTCCAGCCGCAGCAGCCACGCGGTTAAGATCTTCTTCTGCTACACGGCCAGCGCAGAAAATATCACGATCTGCAAAATACTGCAAAAAATGCCAACTGTCTTCGGTTAAATGAGTAAAAAGCACTGACTTGATTAATACGAAAATGAAACAGCCAGTTGAAAGGTATAGTTCTGAACAGTGTTCATTGACGAGAGTAACGAATATGATAGGTTCTGACAAACTGAAACACATACACTAAGACATGGTATCTATAACCAACCAAAGTAATTATGCCTCAAAGATGTCGATCTCTCAAATAATAAAGAAAGACGTCAATAGCCAATCGAAAATTAGGAATCGACAAACCTGAGTAGCTAGATCACCAATAGCCAATCGAGAAAGAACAACTTTAGCTCCACTTTCGACACATTTGTCTAGCTTATCATAAATGATGTTCCATTCTGCATCAACTATTGACTGGTACTGTGATGGATCTGACAGTCTGTGAACAAACGACAAGAGTTAAGTCAAATAAGGCTGCTTAACCGAAGGGAAACATTGAACAAAAGGAGACAGAATTCCAACCTAATCTCAGCGTTTTCCTTCTCAGATTTCAACTCCAGTTCGATGTTAAGCAAGAGGATTTTGGGATTAAGAAACTTCTTTGGCTGTTGTTCAAAACCCGCATATGAGAATGTCTTTTTGAAAGCCACACCATCAACTAGGAAAGAGTCTCGCATGTTACCACCGGGAACCTGCAGAGCATACCATAAATTAGCTTAGACGCATCACTATTAACCAAGCACAAATGGAAGTTTCATTTACACGACCTGGATATTAATAACTCCCAATCTAAGACAATCTATTATAGATGTCAAATTGCTAATCATTTGTACCACGTAGCACTATGCCCGTTCCCACTTCACCGAATCTAACTGGAACTTGGAAATGAATTCAGTAAATTGATGCGGAATGAAGCAGAAATACAATTGTGGTACATGGCGACGACTGGAAAACTGCGTGAAACAGTGGAAGTGCTATCCTATTGAACTGTGAAGAAGCCAAGTAGAAATCCACTAATAGCCAGAGTTTAAATGGTACAATAGACCGAAGACACCACCAGTTTGGACATAGATGCATagtgaatagaaaaaaaaaagtaatatgaACTTAACAACCAATGCAAAGctaactaacaaaaaaaaacatttcagaATATTAATggtttgaaagaaaaaaaatgatttatgcTGGGAAGGTATTCACCTTTTTGATTCCAATCAAATTTAGCCTATCGTCATCCCCAATCGCCATGACAGCATCAACAACCATTGTAGCAAAGAACTCCTTCTCTCCACCAATAAGCTTAGAGGAAAGAGTAGTAGCAGCACATTTAGCCAACAGACCTTTCTTCTCCTCTACACTTTTCCCCTCAATACTAACAGCGAGTTCTTTAACCTTCGCAATTGCCTACATAATTAACCAGTGATGATTCAAGGTTACAAAAGCTCCAgtaattaaaaaagaaagagagagttgCAATTGcactgaagagaagaaaacacaaaCCAAAGTGCTTGCAGTGCGATAACTCCTAATCAGATTCTGGGAGTGAACTCCATCTTCAACAAACGGCTTAGCCTCCTTCAAAAACTCGGCTGCAAGAAGAACAACCGTAGTTGTCCCATCACCAACCTAGCAAGAGAATATTCAGAGCTCATGAACTCAAATCACGCATATTAGAGTAGATAACCGTGTTTTAGTATTGGTTTAGTGTGATCTAATTACAGCTCATTCCACTAGACTAAACCAGTGTACACATTTTCAGAAAAGATCGATTTAAAAAAGTTAGTTACATCATCTTTGAGCTTCACTAACAACGCATTATAAGATCTGGATCACTTAAACACTGAAGATCCAAGATCCCTAGTAACAAAATCACTGTTCAATTTTCGAAATCGCACCTCGGAGTCTT from Raphanus sativus cultivar WK10039 unplaced genomic scaffold, ASM80110v3 Scaffold3099, whole genome shotgun sequence includes:
- the LOC130506308 gene encoding T-complex protein 1 subunit eta-like, with the protein product MASMMQPQIILLKEGTDTSQGKAQLLSNINAVMAVGDVVRTTLGPRGMDKLIHDDKGSVTISNDGATIMKLLDIVHPAAKILVDIAKSQDSEVGDGTTTVVLLAAEFLKEAKPFVEDGVHSQNLIRSYRTASTLAIAKVKELAVSIEGKSVEEKKGLLAKCAATTLSSKLIGGEKEFFATMVVDAVMAIGDDDRLNLIGIKKVPGGNMRDSFLVDGVAFKKTFSYAGFEQQPKKFLNPKILLLNIELELKSEKENAEIRLSDPSQYQSIVDAEWNIIYDKLDKCVESGAKVVLSRLAIGDLATQYFADRDIFCAGRVAEEDLNRVAAAAGGTVQTSVNNIIPEVLGTCEIFEEKQVGGERFNIFSGCPSGRTATIVLRGGADQFIEEAERSLHDAIMIVRRAVKNSTVVPGGGAIDMEVSKYLRQHSRTIAGKSQLFINSYAKALEVIPRQLCDNAGFDATDVLNKLRQKHAMQSGEGASYGVDINTGGIADSYANFVWEPAVVKINAINAATEAACLILSVDETVKNPKSESAQGDAAAGAMGRGRGGGRGRGMRRR